Proteins encoded within one genomic window of Sphingobacteriales bacterium:
- a CDS encoding T9SS type A sorting domain-containing protein, with protein MSALQPQEIYSKVIVKSTSQQFEKINEAIGFDHVHLEKDGSFTGEFSKGEIAEMIKLGAKVKYLIPDVIKDLTKNNNKRQINNSLSDLAPAGFTYGSMGGYLTYAEIVTKLDQLRTMYPNLISQKFSIGKSTENRDLWVVRISNNPDVDQNSKPKVFFNALTHAREPAGMMQLIYYMCTLLQNYNTDPEVKHLVDNREIYFMPCVNPDGYEYNRSTNPNGGGMWRKNRYKECTVTTTVSNCRDIKVRRCDTVWNAAHTSYTLKNCKDIKIGRICDTTRTTNCTVYGVDLNRNYSYKWAYDNTGSSSTKTSSTYRGPSAFSEPETKAIRDFSYLKNFKMVMNQHTPGNQLVYPYSYANVVDPNQALYDKRNTLLTETNGLLIGHMKTTAGYFANGESSDWQYGEVTAKPKAFSWTPELGESFWPAQSLIETLCIRMLRTDLNMTWIAGAYFRYSAPAGLTATNTNFTVPVTIINYGENAGSVESIKFISGDGRNTGNDSISLSGINVGATSVKNHVLDLSAFSGSGTATGVLRITYSGGYKEDKPFSFNYNLPSGARLGKRVLQPSITDDNFSIFPNPTNGVFSITSKNNVIPKYVSVYNLNGVLMDVKGSVNEIDLSNLSEGLYTIRIETENGFTDKKIIKQ; from the coding sequence GTGTCTGCTTTACAACCACAGGAAATTTATTCCAAGGTAATTGTTAAATCAACTTCTCAGCAGTTTGAAAAAATAAATGAAGCAATCGGTTTTGACCACGTTCACCTGGAAAAAGACGGTTCCTTTACCGGTGAATTCTCAAAAGGTGAGATAGCTGAAATGATAAAATTAGGTGCAAAAGTAAAATATCTGATTCCGGATGTGATAAAGGATTTAACAAAAAACAATAATAAAAGACAAATCAATAACTCTTTATCCGACCTTGCTCCGGCTGGTTTTACTTACGGAAGCATGGGTGGTTATCTTACTTATGCAGAAATTGTAACAAAACTCGATCAGCTTCGTACGATGTATCCGAATTTAATCAGTCAAAAATTCAGTATTGGAAAAAGTACAGAAAACAGAGACCTATGGGTAGTCAGGATTTCTAACAATCCGGATGTGGATCAAAACAGTAAACCCAAAGTTTTCTTTAATGCATTAACACATGCCCGGGAACCGGCAGGAATGATGCAGCTGATCTATTATATGTGTACCTTATTGCAGAATTACAATACGGACCCTGAAGTAAAACATTTAGTAGACAACCGTGAAATTTATTTTATGCCTTGTGTAAATCCCGATGGTTATGAATACAACAGAAGTACCAATCCAAACGGCGGCGGTATGTGGAGAAAAAACAGGTATAAAGAATGCACCGTTACTACCACCGTTAGCAATTGCAGAGACATAAAAGTAAGAAGATGTGATACGGTATGGAATGCTGCACACACCTCTTATACGCTAAAGAATTGTAAAGACATTAAGATTGGTAGAATTTGTGATACTACCCGAACTACCAACTGTACGGTATATGGCGTTGACTTAAACAGAAATTACAGTTACAAATGGGCATATGACAATACCGGCAGCAGCAGCACAAAAACTTCCAGTACTTACCGCGGTCCGTCAGCTTTTTCAGAGCCGGAAACGAAAGCCATCAGGGATTTCAGTTATCTTAAGAATTTTAAAATGGTCATGAACCAGCATACGCCAGGCAATCAATTGGTGTATCCGTACAGCTATGCCAACGTAGTCGATCCGAATCAGGCCTTATACGATAAACGTAATACTTTACTTACAGAAACAAATGGGTTACTGATTGGACATATGAAAACTACAGCCGGTTATTTTGCTAATGGTGAATCATCTGACTGGCAATATGGAGAAGTGACGGCTAAACCAAAAGCATTTTCCTGGACACCGGAATTAGGAGAAAGTTTTTGGCCAGCACAATCCTTAATAGAAACGCTATGTATCCGAATGCTTAGAACGGACCTCAATATGACCTGGATTGCCGGAGCATATTTCAGGTATTCAGCTCCTGCCGGACTTACTGCTACAAATACTAATTTTACCGTTCCGGTTACTATTATAAATTATGGAGAAAATGCAGGAAGTGTCGAATCCATTAAATTTATTTCCGGAGACGGAAGAAATACAGGCAACGATTCTATTTCCTTATCAGGAATTAATGTTGGTGCAACATCCGTAAAAAATCATGTACTGGATTTGTCTGCATTTTCCGGTAGCGGAACTGCAACTGGTGTGCTTAGAATAACGTATTCAGGCGGATATAAAGAAGACAAACCATTTAGTTTTAATTATAACCTGCCTTCCGGTGCCAGATTAGGAAAAAGAGTATTACAGCCTTCTATAACAGATGATAATTTTTCCATTTTCCCTAACCCAACAAATGGTGTATTTTCCATTACTTCAAAAAATAACGTGATACCAAAATATGTTTCTGTTTATAATTTAAATGGAGTACTGATGGATGTAAAAGGAAGTGTAAATGAAATTGATTTATCGAATCTTTCTGAAGGTCTTTATACCATCAGAATAGAAACTGAAAATGGATTTACAGATAAGAAAATTATTAAGCAGTAA